Proteins encoded by one window of Arachis hypogaea cultivar Tifrunner chromosome 1, arahy.Tifrunner.gnm2.J5K5, whole genome shotgun sequence:
- the LOC140180364 gene encoding uncharacterized mitochondrial protein AtMg00860-like yields MVDWPVPRDLKGFRGFIGLTGYYRHFVKNYGGITWPLTQLLKEDQFKWGNEAQTAFEAPKTTMVIVPVLAVPSFSKPFAVETNASGKGIGAVLLQEGRLVAYMSQKLSEQA; encoded by the coding sequence ATGGTGGATTGGCCAGTTCCAAGGGACCTCAAAGGGTttaggggattcattgggttaacTGGTTATTATCGCCATTTTGTGAAGAATTATGGAGGCATAACTTGGCCCCTTACACAACTACTGAAAGAGGATCAATTCAAGTGGGGTAATGAGGCACAAACAGCTTTCGAAGCACCCAAGACTACCATGGTGATAGTCCCGGTGCTGGCTGTCCCTTCATTTTCAAAGCCTTTCGCAGTGGAAACTAATGCTTCCGGGAAGGGAATAGGGGCAGTACTACTGCAGGAAGGCAGGCTGGTGGCTTACATGAGTCAGAAACTTTCTGAACAAGCTTAA
- the LOC112799161 gene encoding protein ENHANCED PSEUDOMONAS SUSCEPTIBILITY 1, with protein MIQASAMPVIRLISASTIQAPSQADSDQKIHLTPWDLVALPIKMNQKGLLFHHKPSSSQFQHLRHSLSSTLAFFPLLAGRLIATEGENNTTYCHILCNNKGSLFVHAIAENTSVDDILQPKYVPSIVNSFFPLNGVRNCEGTSQPLLAVQVTELVDGVFIGFTINHVVADGESLWQFINLWSEISCGCHKLTKDPSLERFFLDTVEPPFPIPAPSPFTKEENQNSQNSTPETPVRVFHYTKEKIAQLKAKANAEAKTENISSLQALLTHFWISVIRCSFVDAQEEVFIFLPIGVRRRIVPPLPENYFGNALQIGVVRMKAGELLQSGIGKGAMEMNKMVASHCDEKVRSQYVFMAKKPVLLQLGGAVGAKALATGSSPRFNVYGNDFGWGKPLAVRAGSNIGEGMVALFGGKEKGSVDVQVCLPYEILEAMESDSEFIDAL; from the coding sequence ATGATTCAGGCTTCAGCCATGCCTGTGATCCGACTCATCTCAGCCAGCACAATCCAAGCACCGAGTCAAGCCGACTCAGATCAGAAAATCCACTTAACACCATGGGATCTTGTGGCCCTCCCAATCAAGATGAACCAAAAAGGCCTTCTCTTTCATCACAAACCATCATCATCACAATTTCAGCATCTCAGACACTCCCTTTCCTCCACCCTCGCTTTCTTTCCACTCCTCGCTGGCCGTCTCATAGCTACTGAAGGCGAAAACAACACCACCTATTGTCATATTCTCTGCAACAATAAAGGATCCCTCTTTGTCCATGCCATAGCAGAGAACACAAGTGTTGATGATATTCTTCAGCCAAAGTACGTTCCTTCCATTGTCAACTCCTTCTTCCCACTTAACGGAGTTAGAAACTGCGAAGGCACGTCTCAGCCGTTGCTTGCGGTGCAGGTCACGGAGCTAGTTGACGGCGTCTTCATCGGCTTCACGATCAACCACGTGGTCGCCGACGGAGAGTCATTATGGCAGTTCATCAATTTATGGTCGGAAATTTCATGTGGCTGCCATAAACTAACTAAAGATCCTTCGCTGGAGCGGTTTTTTCTTGATACCGTTGAACCTCCATTTCCAATACCAGCACCCTCTCCATTCACAAAGGAGGAGAATCAAAACTCGCAAAACTCAACACCAgaaacaccagtgagggtgtttcATTACACAAAAGAGAAAATAGCACAACTCAAAGCAAAGGCTAATGCAGAGGCCAAAACAGAGAATATATCTTCGCTGCAAGCGCTTTTGACTCACTTTTGGATATCCGTGATTCGTTGCAGTTTTGTGGACGCGCAAGAAGAGGTTTTCATCTTCTTGCCGATTGGCGTTAGAAGGCGAATTGTTCCGCCGTTGCCAGAGAATTATTTCGGGAACGCTTTGCAGATTGGAGTTGTGAGAATGAAAGCAGGGGAGCTGCTTCAAAGTGGGATCGGAAAGGGTGCTATGGAAATGAACAAGATGGTGGCTTCGCACTGCGATGAGAAGGTGAGGAGCCAATATGTTTTTATGGCGAAGAAGCCGGTCTTGCTTCAACTCGGTGGTGCCGTTGGTGCGAAGGCTTTGGCCACTGGAAGCTCGCCAAGGTTCAATGTTTATGGTAATGACTTTGGTTGGGGAAAGCCATTGGCGGTTAGGGCTGGTTCGAATATTGGAGAAGGAATGGTTGCTTTATTTGGAGGGAAGGAAAAAGGGAGTGTTGACGTTCAAGTTTGCCTCCCTTATGAGATCTTGGAGGCCATGGAAAGTGATTCCGAGTTCATAGATGCCTTGTAA